From the Herpetosiphonaceae bacterium genome, the window AAGATCGACCACCGCTGGAAGCGGCTCGTACTCGACCTCGATTAGCTCGGCGGCGTCCTCGGCGATGTAGCGGCTCTCGGCCACGACCATCGCGATCGGCTCGCCGACGTAGCGCACCTTGTCTTTGGCGAGCTGGCCTGCGGTGCGCTCGTTGAAGATCACGTGCTCGGCGGGCGGCGGCGGCACCAGCAGCGGCGAGGGCTGCCAGAAGTCGCCCAGATCCTCCGCCGTAAAGACAGCGATCACGCCGGGCAGTGACCTGGCCGCTTCCACGTCCACCCCCGCGATCGTGGCGTGGGCGTAGCTGCTACGGGCGAAGGCGGCGTGAAGCATCCCCGGCAGATGAACATCGTCGGTGAACTGCGCCTGGCCTGCCAGGAGTTGCGGATCTTCGCTGCGCCTGATCCGCGCGCCGAACTGCTGTGTGGTCATGCCGCGCCTCCCTGTGGGGCGTGCAGCTTCTCCGCCGCCCGCCGCGCCGCCTCGACGATGAACTGGTAGCCGGTGCAGCGGCAGAGATTGCCGGAGAGCGCCTGCCGGATCTCGTCTTCGCTTGGGTCGGGGTGCTCCTGCAAAAAGGGCAGCAGCGTCATCAAGATGCCGGGTGTGCAAAAGCCGCATTGCAGGCCGTGCGCCTCCCAGAATGCCTGCTGGAGCGGATGCAGGTTGCCGGGATCGTCGGACAAGCCCTCGACCGTCGTCACGCCGTGGCCGTCGGCCTGCACGGCAAAGATCAGGCACGAGCGGATCGGCTCGCCGTCGAGCAG encodes:
- a CDS encoding (2Fe-2S)-binding protein, translating into MKREVTLTVNDRSYTRQVEPRLLLSDFLRHELALTGTHVGCEHGICGACTVLLDGEPIRSCLIFAVQADGHGVTTVEGLSDDPGNLHPLQQAFWEAHGLQCGFCTPGILMTLLPFLQEHPDPSEDEIRQALSGNLCRCTGYQFIVEAARRAAEKLHAPQGGAA